Proteins from a genomic interval of Periophthalmus magnuspinnatus isolate fPerMag1 chromosome 11, fPerMag1.2.pri, whole genome shotgun sequence:
- the LOC117379122 gene encoding peptidyl-prolyl cis-trans isomerase FKBP14-like: MLSLVLVPVLWWLSSPGLLLVGGDSVLEEAEDLKIEILHRPFICHRKSKFGDLLLVHQEGYFQNGTMFHSSRIHGDKHPGWFTLGIREAIRGWDRGLKDMCAGERRKLVIPPALAYGKEGRGKIPPNSTLTFVIEVMEIRNGPRSHEAFQEMDLNDDWRLSRKEVKEYLRKEFELNGQPPNDTLHEQITDNIFNKEDQNKDGYLSSREFTYKRDEL; the protein is encoded by the exons ATGTTGTCCCTGGTGCTGGTGCCGGTGCTGTGGTGGCTCTCGTCCCCGGGGCTGCTGCTCGTCGGCGGGGACTCGGTACTGGAGGAAGCCGAGGACTTGAAGATAGAAATCCTGCACAGACCGTTCATATGTCACCGTAAATCCAAGTTCGGagacctgctcctggtgcatCAGGAGGGCTACTTTCAGAACGGGACCATGTTTCACTCCAG ccgtatccatggagacaagcatccAGGATGGTTCACTCTGGGAATCCGGGAGGCGATCCGTGGATGGGACAGGGGCCTGAAGGACATGTGTgctggggagaggaggaagctCGTCATCCCCCCTGCCTTGGCTTATGGCAAAGAGGGAAGAG GTAAGATCCCCCCGAACAGCACCCTGACCTTCGTGATCGAGGTGATGGAGATCAGGAACGGACCTCGCTCTCATGAGGCCTTCCAGGAGATGGACCTCAATGACGACTGGAGGCTCTCTCGCAAAGAG GTGAAGGAGTACCTGCGGAAGGAGTTTGAGCTGAACGGACAGCCCCCCAACGACACCCTGCACGAGCAGATCACCGACAACATCTTCAACAAGGAGGACCAGAACAAGGATGGCTACCTGTCCTCCAGAGAGTTCACCTACAAGCGCGATGAACTCTAG